Proteins found in one archaeon genomic segment:
- a CDS encoding universal stress protein — translation MSSSKHLPTRILAAVDGSEESMKAAGYAIELAKTTGGKVVALHVIQLPQYLSESVLSRLKEELTQRGQSALAGVQSSAQKSGVEVDCRVIEKTTSVVSALCDFASKDGAEMIVIGTRGTGGVAKLMLGSVAAGVTRSSTCPVLVVK, via the coding sequence GTGTCATCCTCCAAGCATCTTCCAACCAGGATTCTGGCGGCGGTCGATGGTTCAGAGGAATCGATGAAGGCGGCAGGGTATGCCATCGAGCTCGCGAAGACCACGGGCGGCAAGGTGGTGGCCCTGCACGTCATCCAACTCCCGCAGTATCTCTCTGAAAGCGTGCTCTCCAGATTGAAGGAGGAGCTCACACAGAGAGGCCAATCGGCACTTGCTGGGGTCCAGAGTTCAGCCCAGAAGAGCGGGGTGGAAGTCGATTGCAGGGTCATCGAGAAAACGACATCAGTCGTCTCTGCTTTGTGCGACTTTGCCTCGAAGGATGGCGCCGAGATGATAGTGATAGGGACGCGCGGGACTGGCGGAGTGGCAAAGTTGATGCTTGGAAGCGTGGCGGCGGGTGTAACAAGGAGTTCCACCTGCCCGGTCCTTGTCGTGAAGTAG
- a CDS encoding SWIM zinc finger family protein has protein sequence MSDQRDELKKRFADLAKYGAKFEKALDAALTSSVKEARFLPSGRKVLSVVGKLGDEFVDLEKPYCSCGNFYFKVTRGNDKYCYHLLGLKIASASGLVEIIEFDDEEYPAYLTAIVADTFEVLGRS, from the coding sequence ATGAGCGATCAACGGGACGAACTGAAGAAGAGGTTCGCTGACCTCGCCAAGTACGGGGCCAAGTTCGAAAAAGCCCTCGACGCAGCCCTGACCAGCTCGGTGAAGGAGGCTCGCTTCCTCCCCAGCGGCCGCAAGGTCCTCTCGGTCGTGGGCAAGCTCGGAGACGAGTTCGTCGACCTTGAGAAGCCCTACTGTTCCTGCGGCAACTTCTACTTCAAGGTCACGAGGGGCAACGACAAGTACTGTTACCACCTCCTGGGCCTGAAGATTGCCTCTGCCAGCGGCCTGGTGGAGATTATCGAGTTCGACGACGAGGAGTACCCAGCCTACCTCACCGCCATTGTAGCCGACACCTTCGAAGTCCTGGGCAGAAGCTGA
- a CDS encoding DUF5343 domain-containing protein, protein MVSKFPYTVKQGSLKDFLQKIPTNNVPPRVVQETLEALGYKSKNDRAIIPILKFIGFIDPNGTPTEKYRQFRNKAAAGAVMASTIKTAYSDLYALYPDAHNKDTEALRNFFSTQVSAGEDVLQLTVSTFKTLCESANFEAELPAGVVQAVVTEGKAVVIPQAPASPSLVVNLNIQLQLPSTEDATVYDKIFESLKKHLL, encoded by the coding sequence TTGGTCTCAAAGTTCCCGTACACCGTCAAGCAAGGTTCTCTGAAGGATTTCCTTCAGAAAATCCCAACCAACAACGTCCCCCCTAGGGTGGTTCAGGAGACATTGGAGGCACTAGGCTACAAGAGCAAGAATGACAGAGCCATCATTCCGATTCTCAAGTTCATCGGGTTCATTGACCCCAATGGCACACCGACGGAGAAGTATAGACAATTCAGAAACAAGGCTGCGGCAGGTGCTGTAATGGCTTCTACCATCAAGACCGCTTACAGCGATCTATATGCGCTGTATCCAGATGCTCACAATAAGGACACGGAGGCGCTGAGGAATTTCTTCAGCACGCAAGTTAGCGCCGGAGAAGACGTACTTCAACTGACAGTTAGCACCTTCAAGACTCTGTGCGAGTCTGCTAATTTCGAAGCAGAACTTCCAGCTGGTGTGGTACAAGCAGTAGTAACTGAGGGGAAGGCTGTGGTCATACCACAGGCGCCTGCCTCACCAAGTCTAGTGGTCAATCTCAACATTCAGCTGCAATTGCCGTCTACTGAGGATGCCACCGTCTACGACAAGATATTCGAATCGCTCAAGAAGCATCTGCTTTAG
- a CDS encoding aldo/keto reductase, giving the protein MEYRRLGKTNEKLSVIGMGTWRIGVFSSPEEKAKQTAAIRRGLDLGMNLIDTAEMYAGGRSEETVGEAIRERRDDAFIATKVSPENLSRTSVISSCNSSLKRLGTDHIDLYQVHWPNPSIPIEETMRAMEELVDQGKVRYIGVSNFSVPQTEEAKSALRKNELASNQVEYSLVSRGVERDILPYCERERISLIAYTPLARGSIPSSRFPAPIRERYGMTPAQMMLNWVTRSERVLAIPKTARADHMEENANSVSVRFTQEEYLSMAN; this is encoded by the coding sequence GTGGAATACAGGCGGCTGGGAAAGACCAACGAGAAGCTCTCTGTAATCGGCATGGGCACGTGGCGCATCGGAGTCTTCAGCTCGCCCGAGGAGAAGGCCAAGCAGACCGCTGCGATACGGCGGGGACTCGACCTGGGCATGAACCTGATCGACACCGCTGAGATGTACGCCGGAGGAAGGTCAGAGGAGACTGTGGGCGAGGCAATCAGGGAAAGGCGGGATGACGCCTTCATCGCGACCAAGGTCTCTCCTGAGAATCTCAGCCGGACCTCGGTAATCTCTTCATGCAACAGCAGCCTCAAGCGACTGGGGACCGACCACATCGACCTCTACCAGGTCCACTGGCCCAACCCGTCGATCCCCATCGAGGAGACGATGCGTGCGATGGAAGAGCTGGTTGACCAGGGGAAGGTCAGGTACATCGGCGTCAGCAACTTCAGCGTCCCCCAGACAGAAGAGGCAAAGAGTGCCCTGAGGAAGAACGAGCTCGCCTCCAACCAGGTCGAATACTCGCTCGTCAGCAGAGGAGTCGAGCGCGACATTCTTCCTTACTGCGAAAGGGAGAGGATCTCCCTAATCGCCTATACCCCTCTAGCGAGGGGCTCGATTCCGTCATCTCGATTCCCGGCACCAATCCGCGAACGCTATGGGATGACCCCGGCCCAGATGATGCTCAACTGGGTCACCAGAAGCGAGCGGGTCCTGGCAATACCCAAGACCGCCAGGGCCGACCACATGGAAGAGAACGCGAACTCCGTCTCCGTTCGCTTCACTCAGGAAGAGTACCTCTCCATGGCTAACTAA
- a CDS encoding ferritin-like protein: protein MENPVVIRNREQLIFMLSEAATLEHMVMCQYLYASFALKRNTSEGVSEDQLAAVRRWDKVITEVAEQEMLHLSLVNNLLISIGAAPYFGRPNFPLQSRYFPSRVRLVLMPLDEVALRHFLYLERPETMAIEDVPGFVREGMQASGGEIVPESQEFATIGQLYRGVEEGINFLAENYGEKEVFIGSQESQATAEHFGWKKLIAVKDLASAKAAIDTIVTEGEGARGDWRDAHFGKFVQILNEFLEIKKADPQFSPSRPALAAFTRLPGDAEIAELIDDEMTAKVSDLFNASYEVLLQVLSRFFLQVETSHEELSKLSGASIRLMVTVIKPLGTLLTTMPIGPHRPGLTAGPSFEMFRMSYLLPRSQAAWIVLHERALELTGFCSELARAPNAPKMLLAVEKALGNVVKMFEQSSTQT, encoded by the coding sequence TTGGAAAACCCAGTTGTGATCAGGAACAGAGAACAACTGATCTTCATGCTCTCTGAGGCGGCAACGCTCGAGCACATGGTGATGTGCCAGTATCTCTACGCATCCTTCGCCCTGAAGAGGAACACGTCCGAAGGGGTCTCTGAGGACCAACTCGCGGCCGTACGGAGGTGGGACAAGGTGATCACCGAGGTCGCCGAACAGGAGATGCTCCATCTCTCCCTAGTCAACAACCTGCTAATCTCAATCGGAGCAGCCCCTTACTTTGGGCGACCGAACTTTCCCCTCCAGTCGAGGTACTTCCCCTCAAGGGTAAGGCTCGTCCTGATGCCACTGGACGAAGTCGCCCTCCGGCACTTCCTGTACCTGGAAAGACCCGAGACCATGGCCATAGAAGACGTGCCCGGGTTCGTAAGGGAAGGCATGCAAGCCTCGGGAGGTGAGATAGTCCCTGAAAGCCAGGAATTCGCAACCATCGGACAGCTGTATCGCGGAGTCGAGGAAGGCATCAACTTCCTCGCCGAGAACTATGGTGAGAAGGAGGTCTTCATCGGTTCCCAGGAGTCGCAGGCGACCGCGGAGCACTTCGGATGGAAGAAGCTCATCGCGGTGAAGGACCTGGCATCGGCCAAGGCCGCGATAGACACTATCGTGACAGAGGGCGAGGGGGCCAGAGGAGACTGGAGGGACGCGCACTTCGGCAAGTTCGTGCAAATCCTGAACGAATTCCTCGAGATCAAGAAGGCGGACCCCCAATTCTCCCCTTCAAGGCCGGCGCTCGCAGCCTTCACGAGGCTCCCTGGAGACGCCGAGATCGCAGAGCTCATCGATGACGAGATGACCGCCAAGGTCTCCGACCTCTTCAATGCCAGCTACGAAGTCCTCCTCCAGGTCCTCAGCAGGTTCTTCCTGCAGGTAGAAACGAGCCACGAGGAGTTGTCAAAGCTGAGCGGTGCTTCGATCCGACTCATGGTCACCGTGATCAAGCCGCTAGGGACCCTGCTCACGACCATGCCCATCGGACCCCACAGACCAGGCCTCACGGCAGGCCCTTCGTTTGAGATGTTCAGGATGAGCTACCTGCTCCCGAGGAGCCAGGCAGCGTGGATCGTCCTTCACGAACGGGCGCTAGAACTCACTGGGTTCTGCTCCGAGCTGGCGAGAGCTCCCAACGCTCCGAAGATGCTACTCGCAGTCGAGAAGGCTCTCGGGAACGTCGTGAAGATGTTCGAACAATCGAGCACACAGACGTAA
- a CDS encoding N-6 DNA methylase: protein MEDEKKNYFRFASLVLEGVLGYSISEELDFETGNVEFSFRDSSGKGGVCIEVKGTKTKDLFADQHREKPEHQTPIKQTWDYIGRGSFEYGIATNYRDFVLIDRLKGYSRYYLFDFMEIQGNEQKLKEFVAVFSRDAIIVKKLIPQLYYQSSIEERLFTAEFYKLYHETRLMILREFETRGKANREQALHSTQVLLNRLVFMFFAQGTGKLRRRMFAESILESLNPNLVSEYSHYAYDTIVNLFERLDKGSKSPVEVFGFNGGLFSERLSSDLFFLDIRRESFFKDIVLNSNLKGMVELDEPSKAVVGRFRSNLNPIIRNLLILSSFDFQSEVSVNILGHIFEQSIMDLEELQGISGPSKRKKEAIYYTPTFVTEHICRNTIIPLLSKSGKSDVQSLLKEYSSNIDELEKRFKSLKILDMACGSGAFLLAAVDLLLEIHKQIRISKEVAGGYTTKLKGGRVEEDSDFWTITRWNDEEEARKIIEQNIFGVDKNEESVEITKLSLFLKMASTNRKLIDLSSNIKRGNSVISDNVIADGVGFDWQKEFKETKEGFDLVIGNPPYIPLENMTDAEAEYYASHYDGIFRKYDTSVIFVEGGLDLVRPEGMLGFIMPLTWQTGDNYLTFRKMLFVDDSVSLTNLVNLPFDVFPDAYVDTGIAIFKKSPNVPSFAAFQYGKNDKISAIEPSQFDAVGRSLILSEQDLKIFPNKATYEILQKVKKRSVMLGAITGSAQGIVTSKFPVEKTKKSDNYSPFLLEADGNRYRFIVERSAFIDFRKAASIHHLYSQDKLMIRRIVNRQNRLMAFYDSSGIITNKDYNPFVVLDEFKDRYDMFYLLALLNSKLFSFLYTSKSSLALKDDFRQTTLAEVRKLPVKEISKAEQQSLAAAARRLSELHTKYFELKRKLLRRISENFRVRITQKLEQLVGLSFSEFELEIERLAGRRLKLAEQDEWETYFSQNVRDLKAIRDEITALEGKLDNLVCELYEINEDERALVEVSVLDSPL, encoded by the coding sequence TTGGAAGACGAGAAGAAGAATTATTTCAGATTCGCTTCGCTTGTTTTGGAGGGTGTGTTGGGGTATTCTATCTCGGAAGAGCTTGATTTTGAAACCGGGAATGTTGAATTCAGCTTTCGAGACTCGTCGGGAAAAGGAGGTGTCTGCATTGAAGTGAAAGGAACCAAGACTAAAGACCTCTTTGCGGATCAGCATAGGGAGAAACCAGAGCACCAGACCCCCATCAAACAAACCTGGGATTATATCGGGAGAGGGAGTTTCGAGTATGGTATTGCGACCAACTACAGGGACTTCGTTCTGATAGATCGGCTGAAGGGTTACTCTAGGTATTATCTATTCGACTTCATGGAGATTCAAGGAAACGAACAGAAGCTGAAAGAGTTCGTGGCAGTCTTCTCACGAGACGCTATCATAGTTAAGAAGCTAATTCCTCAGCTGTACTATCAATCCTCTATAGAAGAGAGATTATTCACTGCCGAGTTCTACAAACTGTATCATGAGACTCGTTTGATGATCCTGCGCGAATTCGAGACAAGGGGGAAGGCGAACCGCGAACAGGCTCTACACAGTACCCAAGTCCTTCTCAACCGACTTGTCTTCATGTTCTTCGCTCAAGGCACAGGGAAGCTTAGGAGACGAATGTTCGCCGAGTCAATTCTGGAAAGCTTGAATCCGAATCTTGTTTCGGAATACTCACACTATGCTTACGATACCATCGTGAATCTCTTTGAAAGGCTTGACAAGGGTTCGAAATCTCCTGTCGAAGTGTTCGGTTTCAATGGAGGCTTATTCAGCGAGAGGCTTTCTTCCGACTTGTTCTTCCTTGATATCCGCAGAGAGTCGTTCTTCAAGGATATTGTGCTCAATTCAAATCTAAAAGGAATGGTTGAGCTTGATGAGCCTTCCAAGGCGGTTGTAGGTCGGTTTCGGAGTAATCTGAACCCAATCATTCGCAATCTTCTGATTCTATCTTCATTTGATTTCCAGTCAGAAGTGAGTGTCAACATTCTCGGTCACATCTTTGAACAGTCTATCATGGACTTGGAGGAGCTTCAAGGGATAAGTGGACCGTCCAAGAGGAAGAAGGAGGCTATTTACTACACACCCACCTTCGTTACAGAGCATATCTGCAGAAATACGATAATCCCTTTGCTTTCGAAGTCTGGGAAGAGTGATGTTCAGAGTCTACTGAAAGAGTATTCCTCTAACATCGACGAGCTGGAGAAGAGGTTCAAGAGCCTCAAGATTCTTGACATGGCTTGTGGGAGCGGTGCCTTCCTTCTTGCAGCAGTTGATCTTCTGCTCGAAATCCATAAGCAAATCAGGATTTCAAAGGAAGTTGCAGGAGGCTACACCACCAAACTGAAAGGCGGGAGAGTAGAGGAAGATTCTGATTTCTGGACGATAACAAGATGGAACGACGAAGAGGAGGCACGAAAGATAATTGAACAGAATATCTTCGGAGTAGATAAGAACGAGGAATCCGTTGAGATTACAAAGCTCAGTCTATTCCTGAAGATGGCTTCAACGAACCGTAAGTTGATCGACCTTTCCAGTAACATCAAGCGAGGGAACAGTGTCATCTCAGATAATGTGATAGCCGATGGGGTAGGTTTTGATTGGCAGAAGGAGTTCAAGGAGACGAAGGAAGGGTTCGACCTTGTCATTGGAAACCCGCCTTACATTCCGTTGGAGAACATGACTGATGCAGAGGCAGAATACTATGCCAGTCACTATGATGGCATCTTCAGAAAGTACGATACGTCAGTTATCTTTGTCGAGGGAGGGCTTGACCTTGTCCGACCCGAAGGAATGCTTGGATTCATAATGCCGTTGACTTGGCAGACGGGAGACAATTACCTGACGTTTCGGAAAATGCTCTTTGTGGACGATAGCGTTTCTCTAACAAACCTTGTCAATCTCCCATTTGATGTGTTTCCAGATGCGTATGTGGACACAGGTATCGCTATTTTCAAGAAGAGTCCAAATGTTCCTAGTTTTGCCGCATTTCAGTACGGGAAGAACGACAAAATCTCTGCCATTGAACCTTCTCAATTTGATGCGGTAGGGAGGAGTCTTATTTTGTCTGAACAGGACCTGAAGATATTTCCAAACAAAGCTACCTACGAAATCCTCCAGAAGGTGAAGAAGAGAAGTGTAATGCTTGGAGCTATCACAGGTTCTGCCCAAGGCATCGTAACCAGCAAGTTTCCGGTTGAGAAAACAAAGAAGTCTGACAATTACTCTCCATTTCTGTTGGAGGCAGATGGAAACAGATACCGATTCATCGTAGAGCGCTCTGCTTTTATCGACTTCAGAAAGGCTGCCAGTATTCATCATCTCTACTCTCAAGACAAGTTGATGATAAGGAGAATCGTCAATCGTCAGAACCGGCTTATGGCATTCTATGACAGTTCGGGGATCATTACGAATAAGGACTACAATCCGTTTGTGGTTCTAGATGAATTCAAGGATCGGTATGATATGTTCTATCTGCTAGCACTGTTGAATTCTAAGCTGTTCTCGTTTCTTTACACCAGCAAGTCCTCTCTTGCTTTGAAAGATGACTTTAGGCAAACAACTTTGGCTGAGGTGAGGAAGTTGCCAGTGAAGGAAATCTCGAAAGCTGAGCAACAGAGTCTTGCCGCGGCAGCTCGACGGCTTAGTGAGTTGCATACAAAGTACTTCGAGCTAAAACGGAAATTGCTCAGAAGGATATCAGAGAACTTCAGGGTCCGGATAACCCAGAAGCTAGAACAGTTAGTAGGTCTCTCTTTCTCTGAATTCGAACTCGAAATCGAGAGGCTTGCCGGGAGAAGGCTAAAGCTAGCTGAACAGGATGAATGGGAGACCTACTTCAGCCAGAATGTAAGGGACCTGAAAGCAATTAGGGACGAGATTACCGCACTTGAGGGGAAATTGGACAATTTGGTCTGTGAACTGTACGAAATCAACGAGGATGAGAGGGCGTTGGTAGAGGTGAGCGTACTGGATTCTCCTCTTTGA
- a CDS encoding DNA polymerase IV, translating to MRRVIGHLDLDYFYAQVEEVENPSIRDRPVVVCVYSGRTEDSGAVATANYKARSMGVKSGVPISLAKRKLDGSDAVFIKMEHEKYEKVSENVMELVRERVDVLEPTGIDEAFFDITDASGGDFIRARGLGEGIKEAVLKETSLTCSIGLGRSKVVAKLASDAMKPNGLTIIPPESTSSFLDPLRVERLYGVGPKATAALRQLGILTVLQLSRTDPSALEAALGRNLSSYLLAASTGSDLQPVQAGRAPTQFGRMVTLKQDTRRPDEILGQLEAGIESVAKKLSDSKSSFRTLTAMGVLTDLSIMTKNKTFSSPMIADGSKIRESFQILLADLCNASAKDLRRAGVRVSGLATVEAQSNLFEFEQETRG from the coding sequence TTGCGTCGGGTCATAGGTCACCTTGACTTGGATTACTTCTATGCGCAAGTAGAAGAGGTCGAGAACCCGTCCATCAGAGACAGACCTGTTGTCGTCTGCGTTTATTCAGGCAGGACTGAAGACAGCGGGGCCGTGGCCACTGCGAACTACAAGGCCCGGTCGATGGGCGTGAAGTCGGGAGTCCCCATATCCCTCGCAAAACGGAAACTCGACGGCTCCGACGCGGTCTTCATCAAGATGGAGCACGAGAAATACGAGAAAGTCTCCGAGAACGTCATGGAACTAGTGCGAGAAAGGGTGGACGTCCTCGAGCCGACGGGCATCGACGAGGCATTCTTCGACATTACAGATGCTTCCGGGGGCGACTTCATCAGGGCGCGAGGCCTCGGAGAAGGAATCAAAGAAGCGGTCTTGAAGGAGACCAGCCTTACCTGTTCAATCGGCCTGGGGAGGAGCAAGGTCGTTGCCAAGCTGGCATCGGATGCTATGAAACCCAACGGGCTGACGATTATCCCTCCCGAATCCACATCCTCCTTCCTGGACCCGCTCCGAGTAGAGAGGCTCTACGGCGTGGGGCCCAAAGCCACTGCCGCGCTGAGGCAGCTCGGGATCCTGACGGTGCTCCAGCTCTCGAGAACCGACCCATCGGCGTTGGAAGCTGCGTTGGGAAGAAACCTCTCGAGCTACCTCCTGGCCGCTTCGACAGGGTCCGACCTCCAACCCGTACAGGCCGGCCGGGCTCCGACCCAATTCGGACGGATGGTGACGCTGAAACAAGATACGAGGAGGCCCGACGAAATCCTTGGGCAACTCGAAGCGGGCATCGAGTCAGTGGCGAAGAAGCTCTCCGACTCAAAGTCCTCCTTCAGGACGCTGACCGCAATGGGAGTCCTGACCGACCTCTCAATCATGACAAAGAACAAGACGTTCAGCTCGCCGATGATAGCTGACGGGTCAAAGATTCGGGAGTCTTTTCAAATCCTGCTGGCCGACCTGTGCAACGCCTCGGCAAAGGACCTTCGGAGGGCAGGCGTCAGAGTCTCCGGACTCGCGACAGTTGAGGCACAGAGCAATCTGTTCGAGTTCGAACAGGAGACCCGAGGATGA